gtgcaggtgcatATATCACGAatgacagacatggaactcatcatcatcgccatcatcccTCCTCATCTCCCCCAGCTGTCGCTGCCGCAGCAAGCGGCCATGATCTCGACGACGCCTATGCCCACGTCGACGACCATGAGTCTCCTTCGCTGAAGCTGCATTCGCACCGGCAATCGCATACCTCGTCCAAGCTGCCGTCGTTTCGTGCTGCAGATGTAAAGAGCGGATCCTCGGCGCCGTCATCGTTCCCCTCTCAACCACAACTGCACCCGCACATGCACCGCCTGCACCACAACCTTCCAGGTCCTGATCCTGGCCAGGCGCCGCACTCACATCACGGCGCCCCCTCGCCAGTGTTGCCCAATCCCGTGCCCGAACACAACCAGGCCCCATCTATCCCCGACAACATCGCAAACACGGACAGCGTCGCAGACGAAGCCAGGGAACAAACGACAACATCACATCCCTCTTCAACCCTCACTGCATCGCCCTTTGCCAACTCACCACCACGGCCGACTGTGCGCTCCCGGGCATCATCTTACCACACTTCACCGGAGTCTGCAACTTCGTCCACGTCGTCTCCGTCGGGAGACTTGTCCCCCGTCAACCGGCAGCGTCCCGTATCTTGCCCTGAATCTGGCCTTGCAAACGTCGATCACACGTCCTCCCCGTCCTCTGCCACCGGCGGCACCAAATATCTAACCCGCCGGGGTCCTGCTTCGCGAAGCTCAAACGGTGTTTCGACATCCGACGGCCCGCCACCTTCGCTCAACACTCAACGTCTTCACGCCGTGGAGGCGGTGGCCCGAACCGCTTCTCAGGCACAGGGACCGGTACAGGCACCGTCACAGTCACAGCATTCTCCTGAAACACCAAAGACTGAGGGTGCACAAGGCCAACGAGAGTTCCTTCTGCTCAAGCGGCTGTCCGAGTCCAGCGCATCAGATGAAGGTCGAcagtccatccatcaacgACGTCCACCAGTATCCGGCAGATCTACCAACAAGAGACACAGTATTCAGCCTGCTGGCAACCTTCCCCCCGGCCAAGTAGCGCCAATTCGGGGATTACGCTCATCAGGCTCACGCAAGAGCCTAACGCAGGATATGAACTTCACACCTCGCCCTTACGACTTGGGCGAATCTTATGCAACTTCTCCTGAAGACCACACGCTGCACAACTTTGGTGGCAGACAACCTCAAGGCGGGGTTTCCCTGAACCACACCGACTCTGGCCGGCAAGACGACGGCGGCGATGTCTTTTTGAGAATAGCTAGAGAAGAACCAGTGCGTCGTTTGCGAGACGAGGagaactttgacgagaccCAGTCGTCGGTGGTATGTTGCATCCAGGTAGATTTACACAGACAATTCTGCAACACTTGCTAATTACCTCGCAGTCCGGAGTTAGGAGATCTTCCCACCGTCGCCCCCTGTCGACTTTTGTGCCTTCGTATCAGCATCAGACATCACCTCCAAGAGCACGGCGATTGTCCGACCAACAAGACAGACCACGCCCTACACATCTCGAGGATGACCAAGGAAGTGAAATCTCCCGGACCACCACATTTCGCTCCTTGGTTCGGGAGAAAGCTGCCTCTGTGCATCCGGGTGACGAGATTCAGCGGACGCGCTCAGGTGGTGCAAACCTGCGTCCATCTCCCCTCTCCGCACGATCCACAGTAGGCTATGATAACAATAGCCAGGAAGGGAGTATTTACGCGCGCAGGCGTGCGTCAATAACTGATAGCCATTCGACACTGGGCGCTCGTAGCCCTGGGTACAGAGCATCTGGACTGAGCCACAGCCGAAATCACGGCTCATCCCCCTTGGTCAAGACGATTGACTTTCAGAACAGAGCAGGGACGGATGGACCTCATGCCCTCGAGGGAACCGAGTCtacagcatcaaccacagCACCATCGACTGTCTGGGATGAGCTTGACGATCTCAAATCTCGAATCAATAGACTCGAATTGACCGGCAAGATACCGCCTACATCTGGGGCTGCAATCTCCAGAATGTCTGACGAGCGGCCAGCtacggcgacgacgacggtAACGACCATGTCTG
The genomic region above belongs to Pochonia chlamydosporia 170 chromosome 2, whole genome shotgun sequence and contains:
- a CDS encoding LPXTG-motif cell wall anchor domain-containing protein (similar to Metarhizium robertsii ARSEF 23 XP_007822034.1), with product MTESAVVTTTFGGHQTNVNKNSKTHGGSLTTARTTTVIPPGGALMSTSVISRVGTGAGAGREHGHGSRHGCTSTGTGTGTATGTLTTPSSAVITATTCTCTLAGSTSTISSTSKPSTGAVTSMSQGVSTNMPAAGAGAYITNDRHGTHHHRHHPSSSPPAVAAAASGHDLDDAYAHVDDHESPSLKLHSHRQSHTSSKLPSFRAADVKSGSSAPSSFPSQPQLHPHMHRLHHNLPGPDPGQAPHSHHGAPSPVLPNPVPEHNQAPSIPDNIANTDSVADEAREQTTTSHPSSTLTASPFANSPPRPTVRSRASSYHTSPESATSSTSSPSGDLSPVNRQRPVSCPESGLANVDHTSSPSSATGGTKYLTRRGPASRSSNGVSTSDGPPPSLNTQRLHAVEAVARTASQAQGPVQAPSQSQHSPETPKTEGAQGQREFLLLKRLSESSASDEGRQSIHQRRPPVSGRSTNKRHSIQPAGNLPPGQVAPIRGLRSSGSRKSLTQDMNFTPRPYDLGESYATSPEDHTLHNFGGRQPQGGVSLNHTDSGRQDDGGDVFLRIAREEPVRRLRDEENFDETQSSVSGVRRSSHRRPLSTFVPSYQHQTSPPRARRLSDQQDRPRPTHLEDDQGSEISRTTTFRSLVREKAASVHPGDEIQRTRSGGANLRPSPLSARSTVGYDNNSQEGSIYARRRASITDSHSTLGARSPGYRASGLSHSRNHGSSPLVKTIDFQNRAGTDGPHALEGTESTASTTAPSTVWDELDDLKSRINRLELTGKIPPTSGAAISRMSDERPATATTTVTTMSGSPKRQLNGQIADVSSTTSSQKEAHPILHAALLKSRPFLSSEVYQALESAANDAMALSSMMGIPGQPGPISSAASVIGTGPPPITDRQLRRKADSVCRSLTELCVALGEGVGTAKAPAPTSPPAMVQHDGPATPTIPKSYSGLPAPRRPSVAEQGIPKSISSPRALSKFEERRSSILNGTMLPSPRPTGSTPTTPSEGNPQRRSSLMISRTRRAGTEEPELTRTPTTILRSRRAGTEEPEEGRQTSFFSRNRRGTVGEDGDEGRFRPPSRAGTDVNMLRGQGREYPSETQATLPDHTSQVPSALPRRRFLSTNHHPSRLASPAGSNSVSPRRYYDRQTGEQDMAETSTESPVQRQGPPLSKGIAHARTSSLSTRRNRDSMISSPGAATGSYR